A genomic window from Silene latifolia isolate original U9 population chromosome 11, ASM4854445v1, whole genome shotgun sequence includes:
- the LOC141610937 gene encoding transcription factor MYBS3-like: MTRRCSHCSNNGHNSRTCPTRAPTATTANGGGHGGGGGGVRLFGVRLTDGSFMKKSASMGNLSHYYNNNHASPSSAATSPQPDQPGSPAHDPVRDGYLSDDPNHHVSCSSSNRRGERKKGKPWTEEEHRLFLIGLQKLGKGDWRGIARTYVISRTPTQVASHAQKYFIRQSNATRRKRRSSLFDMVPDMVAEGPEGQENVPEEQSSPPQLILRETDSCNALPSLDLSLGTESEPMETTPTEEVQETQEIPSLPPPIPTFFIPIPYPPSSWKQNSIQPEIEILHHQVLKPTPVHRTDPANVDHLVGMSQLNLSETENGLAGQPQLSLSLLGPSSRQSAFHASAPAGTSSELQEGKNSSSSVIQAV; this comes from the exons atgacAAGGCGGTGTTCTCATTGCTCCAACAATGGTCACAACTCTCGCACGTGTCCTACACGTGCACCCACCGCCACCACCGCCAACGGTGGTGGTCATGGCGGTGGAGGCGGCGGGGTGAGGTTGTTCGGTGTAAGGTTGACAGATGGGTCGTTCATGAAGAAAAGTGCAAGTATGGGCAATTTATctcattattataataataatcatGCGTCACCATCCTCGGCTGCTACGTCACCGCAGCCGGACCAACCCGGTTCGCCTGCCCATGACCCGGTTCGTGATGGGTATTTGTCTGATGATCCGAATCATCATGTGTCTTGTTCTTCTTCTAATCGTCGTGGTGAGAGGAAAAAAg GTAAACCTTGGACGGAAGAGGAGCATCGTCTTTTCTTAATCGGTCTTCAGAAGTTGGGTAAGGGAGATTGGAGAGGAATTGCAAGAACTTATGTAATTTCGAGAACACCTACCCAGGTGGCGAGCCATGCCCAGAAATATTTTATCCGTCAGAGTAATGCAACTCGTAGAAAGAGGAGGTCAAGTCTTTTTGACATGGTCCCAGATATG gTAGCTGAAGGGCCAGAAGGGCAAGAGAATGTGCCTGAAGAACAATCATCACCTCCCCAACTCATTCTGAGAGAAACCGATAGTTGTAATGCTCTACCATCCCTAGATCTCTCTCTGGGCACCGAGAGTGAGCCCATGGAAACAACACCCACCGAAGAAGTACAAGAAACCCAGGAAATCCCGTCATTACCGCCTCCTATCCCGACTTTCTTTATTCCCATTCCATATCCACCATCATCCTGGAAACAGAATTCAATCCAACCCGAAATTGAAATCTTACACCATCAGGTCTTAAAACCCACCCCGGTTCACCGAACAGACCCAGCCAATGTTGACCATCTAGTGGGTATGTCTCAGCTCAATCTCAGTGAGACTGAGAACGGGTTAGCTGGTCAACCCCAACTATCTCTGAGTCTACTCGGACCTTCATCTCGACAATCAGCGTTTCATGCCAGTGCTCCTGCTGGCACTAGCTCCGAACTCCAGGAAGGGAAAAACAGTAGTAGTAGTGTCATTCAAGCTGTATGA